Proteins encoded by one window of Aphidius gifuensis isolate YNYX2018 linkage group LG2, ASM1490517v1, whole genome shotgun sequence:
- the LOC122848913 gene encoding rotatin encodes MINANPITNVHVEKLGHKLNEIRSRALDNIISKLDHGFGCSCEAVKRELFNKLFTWFTFDTVPHQDKVLDLIKRLIINNFINIESYGKQRFQNEIDVLRSKLKPIWHEKLDQIEESAIKQRPNNQTYRIESTVNQKQQQQTTNYDQDNFETMQNDYQDNYHHQPDDNDLTINLEDTITTEPGTPISKSTDGAIKWLVMPWQPLVTSDIGVLSTVEEALKNQQDKNIIIHTCQLISDVMLQDFPAEVFLQRPTIITILQNIINISNKKNDKQLIITVLRVVLKLTRSLRYRIYYYCEPSIANKRQRVLGGLLDSCCSSTSSTSASTSTRPTENIDNRKNNFNNYQHSQTTDRSQSFDTTDDSILQLQQILLPGYCIETMGYILKLLIQQDDNYRQLEITKLIMDVLFELVELLNVILMPSIWLCNNELSMKIHHDLKTLMILYADVLEIYRNYCTIDYLKITYLYTLSLVMKMLSSLVPLEIADFVLPKKLKLELTLTIIDATIYLNYPNFHLNIQNYTRKFNDNDEIELLKLFDETKVITKSMKSAILILKNDDTIIDKNIIKIMYNSKRSIIYHKNFAIIKKYFYYFSIINDDIDDDDKSLINKLLLYLLANSDDDIRYESYKECLKIISLILGLELPVNNKDWKSISCLFDSKILTEIICHGLNDDVENIKNIAQDIMILLLKGKLQMGNNGWMNFLNSLLPIISLLQCHADNITILGKCILKMFDPDISEELNIELLDVLKCNIRFLYSSNDKIRDEAIYRLIYLLGIDKNSSQKLPKLLTLHGLPLSSIFIINTPSFIYKFIGNYQENNLLSLLDMLKYDNIEPSTKKSAIVQINVMLTDKKLHKLFLSNNGLSIILTIFDKCLIDNNYDYHTDTVIPIIGIIKLLLLSTNIIIHDLSMRIDVLFNILRTIFLYPNNDVVKNDVSQVLFILLYSEFIMKNFDNEKGSPSLPAIIINNMLPPFICKTHWKLSPNNTKNIDFIKISSNQLSMEFIRQYWIWEWYNGDDVLWTDFDIINKQNISDNLMINNDEFINLKLSSTGYCSHNQLTIIQNSNSHIEVTNSIDYLWMYIKLTNIIKSNNNLLILKTLKWEYTFEKFLLSHPTCKDDCDLFVDVLDYLNLLINIINDDNIIIWLSKTMKNMTKSLSDLLKNLDKNYQNIHYSVLKLVRSCSSLEKNLSIDNNSNDNDDDNNWSNFIELVISNLSPGDQQHFYNLVYLDWLLTSLAYLTSKCQWKTKKKNLINLGNSLIELIMSFHLNGAFSFMGLSMTKNSIICLNHVLQHVTYNYDDSSIFWYNDNRTLTWLPTLWINRDPLVRASALQFLAGLLRTQHTAEQLLHALALAPSELCQSLIKFIINRDEASIVREQACLALSSIIKNSNNDKAKYTESLKTNAILIYIEQNNVYHEISIILANIFLPQSLDDINYNEKSYESSVKSLSSSSTTTPTATITSDKTWSFTTKSVLQYYHCIDELSDKLNDNNDSNNLPQLLATPSLVTSICNFLNNLIIIGERDVVDKIYENSLDKYFIGCFMDIKKIYETIITSSCIDNIIEMFIGIITVLTNCITYCEEFATIINFSPDFFYQLFDFLNDKKYSYTNNNNMEYIKSLKIKLKTEIFNFISIMSLTDSQHIESIKTAIDLIGSDVLFKSIANSISCDNNNLRMSCIACLGYLLSQEITNNINNNNNELSFSKIMDNTIIQEYYDDDNKLCQVLVNINKLTIKKNDVNNEKINIKESTVSGKICKTLIHLLIAHNYAKTKKINKKLQRDKDLIISCLTNLLCVSIEAKKISIDNNLPDTCLLILKEIFTELNLQPYHIQRTSSEKKQNPLFNELKKYFNLLMNFSSNYCDGKIILAKNGITDMIHKLWAWIGLNDSTLVSVLKLIATLTTNCPEAAQSLTLTTTLPGTGLRKTPNTISLLNVIINLVTREIDKSSQFFNNEKLHYSFHILRNSVHVHECRIVITKSNLLQFFTKIHPLTTKRIKPWPLIEIYCLEFLIDFTYYDEGQLIVPKIIDGFDVIIELTKCKTITTKLLSLSILRNLVFNISNRPRILGSIEFINILRDILKSGSVAEIGIVGSILWSLITNNHKGKLIIKSAGFLQYIKECLGRLTLFKDQNNCQELGKMLQYVISILSNSDSNDVD; translated from the exons atgattaatgcAAATCCAATAACAAATGTACATGTCGAAAAACTTG gtcataaattaaatgaaattcgtTCACGAGCTTTGGacaatataatatcaaaactTGATCATGGTTTTGGTTGCAGTTGTGAAGCTGTAAAACGTGagttattcaataaattatttacctggTTTACTTTTGATACAGTTCCTCATCAAGACAAAGTTCTTGACCTGATAAAAcgtctaataattaataattttataaatattgaatcataTGGTAAACAACgttttcaaaatgaaattgatgTATTACGTTCAAAGCTAAAACCAATTTGGCATGAAAAACTTGATCAAATTGAAGAATCAGCAATTAAACAAAGACCAAATAATCAAACATACAGAATAGAATCAACAGTtaatcaaaaacaacaacaacaaactaCCAATTATGATCAAGATAATTTCGAAACTATGCAAAATGATTATCaagataattatcatcatcaacctGATGACAATGATCtaacaataaatttagaaGACACAATAACAACAGAACCAGGTACACCAATATCAAAAAGTACAGATGGTGCAATAAAATGGCTTGTAATGCCTTGGCAACCATTAGTAACATCAGACATTGGTGTACTATCAACAGTTGAAGAAGCacttaaaaatcaacaagataaaaatataataattcatacaTGTCAATTAATAAGTGATGTTATGCTACAAGATTTTCCAGCAGAAGTATTTCTTCAACGaccaacaataataacaatactacaaaatataataaatatatcaaataaaaaaaatgataaacaacTTATTATAACAGTATTACgtgttgtattaaaattaacaagatCATTAAGATAtcgtatttattattattgtgaacCAAGTATTGCAAATAAACGTCAACGTGTACTTGGTGGTTTATTAGATAGTTGTtgttcatcaacatcatcaacatcagcatcaacatcaacaagaccaacagaaaatattgataatagaaaaaataattttaataattatcagcaTAGTCAAACAACAGATAGAAGTCAAAGTTTTGATACAACTGATGATTCAATATTACAgttacaacaaatattattacctGGTTATTGTATTGAAACAATGggttatatattaaaattattaatacaacaaGATGATAATTATCGACAacttgaaataacaaaattaatcatGGATGTATTATTTGAACTTGTTGAGTTGCTGAATGTCATACTGATGCCATCAATATGGCTATGTAATAATGAATTGTCAATGAAAATACATCATGATTTAAAAACACTTATGATATTGTATGCTGAtgtacttgaaatatatagaaattattgtacaattgattatttaaaaataacatatttatatacactGAGTTTAGTTATGAAAATGTTGAGCTCATTGGTACCACTTGAAATTGCTGATTTTGTATTACCTAAAAAGCTAAAGCTTGAACTAACATTGACAATAATTGAtgcaacaatatatttaaattatccaaattttcatttaaatatacaaaattatactagaaaatttaatgataatgatgaaattgaattattaaagcTATTTGATGAAACAAAAGTTATAACAAAGTCAATGAAATCAGCAATATTAATACTCaaaaatgatgatacaattattgataaaaatataattaaaataatgtataattcAAAACgttcaataatatatcataaaaattttgctataattaaaaaatatttttattatttttcaattattaatgatgatattgatgatgatgataaaagtttgataaataagctattactttatttattggcAAATTCAGATGATGATATTAGATATGAAAGTTACAAAGAATGtcttaaaattatatcattaatattaggATTAGAATTAccagtaaataataaagattggAAATCAATATCATGCTTAtttgattcaaaaatattaactgaaATAATATGTCATGGtttaaatgatgatgttgaaaatataaaaaatattgcacaAGATATAATGATTCTGCTGTTAAAAGGTAAATTACAAATGGGTAATAATGGttggatgaattttttaaattcattactaccaataatatcattattacaaTGTCATGCtgataatattacaatacttggtaaatgtattttaaaaatgtttgatcCAGATATATCAgaagaattaaatattgaattacttgatgtattaaaatgtaatattagatttttatattcatcaaatgataaaataagaGATGAAGCTATTTATCGTTTAATTTATCTTCTtggtattgataaaaattcaagtcaaaaattaccaaaattaTTAACGCTACATGGTTtaccattatcatcaatatttataataaatacaccatcatttatttataaatttattggtaattatcaagaaaataatttactatcTTTATTAGATAtgttaaaatatgataatattgaacCAAGTACTAAAAAATCAGCAATTGTACAAATTAATGTTATGCtaacagataaaaaattacataaattatttttatcaaacaatgGATTAagtataatattaacaatatttgataaatgtttaattgataataattatgattatcaTACTGATACAGTTATTCCAATTAttggtattattaaattgttattgctATCAACGAATATTATAATACATGATTTATCAATGCGtattgatgtattatttaatatattaagaacaatatttttatatccaaaTAATGATGTTGTTAAAAATGATGTTAGTCAggtgttatttatattattatacagtgaatttattatgaaaaattttgataatgaaaaaggCTCACCATCATTACcagcaattattataaataatatgttgccaccatttatttgtaaaacacATTGGAAATTAAGTCCTAATAATACGAAAAATATAgactttattaaaattagttcGAATCAATTGTCGATGGAATTTATACGTCAATATTGGATATGGGAATGGTACAATGGTGATGATGTATTATGGActgattttgatattataaataaacaaaatatatcagataatttaatgataaacaatgatgaatttataaatttaaaattatcatcaactgGCTACTGTTCACATAatcaattgacaataatacaaaattcaaATAGTCACATTGAAGTTAcaaattcaattgattatttatggatgtatattaaattaacaaatatcattaaatcaaataataatttattaattttgaaaacattaaaatgggaatatacatttgaaaaatttttattatcacatcCAACTTGTAAAGATGATTgtgatttatttgttgatgtacttgattatttaaatttattaataaatattataaatgatgataacattattatttggttaagtaaaacaatgaaaaatatgacaaaATCATTGTctgatttattgaaaaatttagataaaaattatcaaaatatacattattcaGTATTAAAACTTGTACGTTCATGTTcaagtttagaaaaaaatttatcaattgataataacagcaatgataatgatgatgataataattggagtaattttattgaacttgttatatcaaatttatcaccAGGTGATCaacaacatttttataatttagtaTATCTTGATTGGTTATTAACATCACTTGCATATTTAACATCAAAATGTCAAtggaaaactaaaaaaaaaaatttaattaatctagGTAATTCATTGATTGAGCTAATAATGAGTTTTCATTTAAATGGTGCATTTAGTTTTATGGGTTTATCAATgactaaaaattcaataatatgtTTAAATCATGTATTACAACATGTAAcatataattatgatgattcatcaatattttggTATAATGATAATAGAACATTAACATGGTTACCAACATTATGGATTAACAGAGATCCACTTGTACGTGCATCAGCATTACAATTTTTAGCTGGTTTATTAAGAACCCAACATACAGCTGAACAATTATTACATGCACTTGCATTAGCACCAAGTGAATTATgtcaatcattaattaaatttataattaatcgtGATGAAGCATCAATTGTTAGAGAACAAGCATGTCTTGCATTatcaagtattattaaaaattcaaacaacgATAAAGCAAAATATACtgaatcattaaaaacaaatgcaattttaatttatattgaacaaaataatgtttatcatgaaatatcaattattttagcaaatatatttttaccacaaagtcttgatgatattaattacaACGAAAAATCATATGAATCATCTGTTaaatctttatcatcatcatcaacaacaacaccaactgCAACAATAACAAGTGATAAAACTTGGTCATTTACAACAAAATCAGTACtacaatattatcattgtattgatgaattatctgataaattaaatgacaataatgacAGTAATAATTTACCTCAATTATTAGCAACACCATCACTTGTAACatcaatatgtaattttttaaataatttaataatcattggtgaacgtgatgttgttgataaaatatatgaaaattcattggataaatattttattggttGTTTTatggatattaaaaaaatatatgaaacaataataacatcatcatgtattgataatattattgaaatgttTATTGGTATTATAACAGTATTAACAAATTGTATAACATATTGTGAAGAATTtgcaacaattattaattttagtcctgattttttttatcaattatttgattttttaaatgataaaaaatatagttatacaaataataataatatggagTATATAAAAAgtcttaaaattaaattaaaaacagaaatatttaattttataagtaTCATGTCATTGACTGATAGTCAACATATTGAAAGTATAAAAACAGCAATTGATCTAATTGGATCagatgtattatttaaatcaatagcTAATTCAATAtcttgtgataataataacttacGTATGAGTTGTATTGCATGTCttggttatttattatcacaagaaataacaaataatattaataataataataatgaattatcatttagtaaaataatggataatacaattatacaagaatattatgatgatgataataagcTATGTCAAGTActtgttaatataaataaattaacaattaaaaaaaatgatgttaataatgaaaaaataaatattaaagaatCAACAGTATCtggtaaaatttgtaaaacattaatacatttattaattgctCATAATTAtgcaaaaactaaaaaaattaataaaaaattacaacgtgataaagatttaataatatcatgtttaacaaatttattatgtgtatcaattgaagctaaaaaaatatcaattgataataatttacctgaTACATGTTTACTTATActtaaagaaatatttactgaattaaatttacaaccaTATCATATACAACGTACAAGctcagaaaaaaaacaaaatccattatttaatgaattaaaaaaatattttaatttattaatgaatttttcgaGTAATTATTGTgatggtaaaataattttagctaAAAATGGAATAACAGATATGATACATAAATTATGGGCTTGGATTGGATTAAATGATTCAACACTTGTATCTGTACTTAAATTAATAGCaacattaacaacaaattgtccagaag ctgCTCAATCATTGACCTTGACAACAACACTTCCAGGAACAGGTTTACGTAAAACACCAAAtacaatatcattattaaacgtaataataaatttagtaacacgtgaaattgataaatcaagtcaattttttaataacgaaaaattacattattcaTTTCATATATTACGTAATTCAGTTCATGTACATGAATGTCGTATTGTCATaacaaaaagtaatttattacaattttttacaaaaattcatCCATTAACAACAAAACGTATTAAACCATGGCCactaattgaaatatattgtttagaatttttaattgattttacatATTACGATGAAGGACAATTAATTGtaccaaaaattattgatggtTTTGATGTTATAATTGAGCTAACAAAAtgtaaaacaataacaactaaattattatcattatcaatattacgaaatttagtatttaatatatcaaatcGTCCAAGAATATTGggttcaattgaatttataaatattttacgtgATATACTTAAGAGTGGTAGTGTTGCAGAAATTGGTATTGTTGGATCAATTTTGTGGtcattaattacaaataatcataagggtaaattaattataaaatcagctggttttttacaatatattaaaGAATGTCTTGGTcgtttaacattatttaaagatcaaaataattgtcaagaACTTGGAAAAATGTTACAATATGTTATTAGTATTCTCAGTAATTCAGATTCAAATGacgttgattaa
- the LOC122849452 gene encoding inositol-trisphosphate 3-kinase homolog, with protein MENFPLAISDTTMMDVDVSLKYLALNALDLTVPASDILLKNRLKSWFQLSGHPDGFAPAGPGTVWKRLTGDYLLFGFNDPYVMDIKLGTRTFLETEVSKKIARNDLYEKMIAVDPNEPSYNEHCCKAITKLRYMLFREQQSSTCSHGFRIEAMKLAGKEPITNLKTVKHHSHVFDTMSSFIGNRKKTCHDILIKLNDLRSRTILRI; from the exons atggaaAATTTTCCACTTGCAATATCTGATACAACCATGATGGATGTTGATGTATCACTAAAATATTTAGCACTt AATGCTCTTGATTTAACAGTTCCAGCAagtgatatattattaaaaaatcgttTAAAATCATGGTTTCAATTATCTGGACATCCAGATGGTTTTGCACCAGCTGGTCCTGGTACAGTATGGAAACGTTTAACTGGTGatt atttattatttggttttAATGATCCATATGTTATGGATATTAAACTTGGTACACGTACATTTTTAGAAACAgaagtatcaaaaaaaattgctagaaatgatttatatgaaaaaatgattgcTGTTGATCCAAATGAACCAAGTTATAATGAACATTGTTGTAAAGCTATTACAAAATTACGTTATATGTTATTTCGTGAACAACAAAGTTCAACATGTTCACATGGTTTTCGTATTGAAGCTATGAAGCTAGCTGGTAAAGAAccaattacaaatttaaaaacagtTAAACATCATAGTCATGTTTTTGATACAATGAGCTCATTTATtggtaatagaaaaaaaacatgtcatgatattttaattaaactcaATGATTTAAGATCTCGT ACAATATTgcgaatttaa
- the LOC122848914 gene encoding NAD-dependent protein deacetylase Sirt6, with product MSCSYADGLSPYQNKGILGLEEKYESGETLRIKCGLLADWIKSSRHVVVHTGAGISTAAGIPDFRGPTGVWTLEQKGLKPEKSISFDDAVPTKTHMALKTLIDNQKVKFIISQNIDGLHLRSGISRQNLAELHGNMFVEQCDKCGRQFIRNFATTSVGKKSLDTVCRSESIGGRPCRGKLHDTILDWEHNLPDNDLALSDLHSSVADLSICLGTTLQIIPSGNLPLYTKKYGGRLVICNLQPTKHDKKADLIINGNVEEIMTNVMKKIGLEIPGYNSENDPTRDPDTSSIIMDWTVPTSRIKEMKVLYKKVCKPTKRKRKTFMYERDRDDDDKNVLNKKNKTRKQSLPIKAENNYPNIVGDKIDKADKTDDDDDIVENKTSKINNIDNVKNEMVKIEEENSND from the exons ATGTCTTGCAGTTATGCTGATGGTTTATCACCTTATCAAAACAAAGGAATTTTAGGCTTAGAAGAG aaatatgAAAGTGGTGAAACATTGAGAATAAAATGTGGATTACTTGCTGATTGGATTAAATCATCAAGACATGTTGTTGTTCATACTGGTGCTGGTATAAGTACTGCTGCTGGAATTCCAGATTTTcg tgGACCAACTGGTGTCTGGACATTGGAGCAAAAAGGTCTCAAACCAGAAAAAAGTATATCATTTGATGATGCTGTACCAACAAAAACTCACATGGCATTAAAAACACTAATTGATAATC aaaaagtaaaatttatcataagcCAAAATATTGATGGGCTTCATTTGAGATCTGGTATTTCACGTCAAAATCTTGCTGAGTTACATGGTAATATGTTTGTTGAACAGTGTGACAAATGTGGaag ACAATTTATTCGTAATTTTGCAACAACAAgtgttggaaaaaaatcaCTTGATACTGTTTGTCGATCAGAATCAATTGGAGGTCGTCCATGTCGTGGTAAACTTCATGATACAATTCTTGATTGGGAACATAATTTACCAGATAATGATTTAGCATTATCTGATCTTCATTCCag tgttGCTGATTTGAGTATATGTCTTGGTACAACATTGCAAATTATTCCAAGTGGTAATTTGCCactttatacaaaaaaatatggtgGTAGACTTGTAATCTGTAATTTACAACCAACaaaacat gATAAAAAAGCTGATCTTATTATCAATGGTAATGTTGAAGAAATAATGACAaatgttatgaaaaaaattggtcTTGAAATACCAGGATATAACAGTGAAAATGATCCAACACGTGATCCAGATacttcatcaataattatgGATTGGACAGTACCAACAAGTCGTATTAAAGAAATGAAAGtactttataaaaaagtatgcAAACCAACAAAAAGAAAACGTAAAACATTTATGTATGAAAGAGAtagagatgatgatgataaaaatgttttaaataaaaaaaataaaacaagaaaacaATCATTACCAATTAAAGctgaaaataattatccaaATATTGTTGgagataaaattgataaagcaGATAAaacagatgatgatgatgatattgttgaaaataaaacttcaaaaattaataatattgataatgttaaaaatgaaatggtTAAAATCGAAgaagaaaattcaaatgattaa
- the LOC122849451 gene encoding uncharacterized protein LOC122849451 has translation MKLKKIFCLFIIIALVNYPVSSFFFAVIAGLKDFWEVVTGVIDKATEAANKAAGIHPRFETDLFGDKTEAVLDYLVDKVDEISQDIKDMEKHMEEGFSKLEELITDVEDKVHANTLMDRVIQSADRIKDNFDTIQNYQKRRKPTKKRLEAFIETFIRGKGPKSVESDLKTIFQSVTRGSFSKNEKNLLTLMIQSENKRFYTKCGEKKSAQSTLYQFFFSIANIEMVGLSTLAYGFVLNEAEKSADNITELASDEYPILIDQLTDRLNTYSEQFIQAMRSVSRQFRTCDPPMHQHSRNETFTEMSGLMQEVLYSEYKIQGHDTCSSSCEQVRRIDTSGNQDCWVSPPGSYGADKTRILPGGIPESDYYCTTPRTCMGEISHCFTVWSVRYCFSDQPYKRYDWVTSRDHKDKYGVVDNCEGRLLNDWEWQRYWAYDCGYCMCLCYDDAPESKSVHTVSLKPARSDTKNNKVVVGVRFQVHDDVLHIQIKQDTIDTFYNIKNESHGETWIDLPSMKKNVYEARMGINDKLVDEEDFATVTRRTGFNFDEIEFPYGRVLTGVKFGLVKLDKGEDTRRIQIQAESMEYNRTSGELIQGTEEWTKPPSDNHDEEYQFLVEKRPDNTKEKFTMDSKTNQYSKFSKSNVVDDMGQYTVPFFDIQTVESYPRTPFAGVGFHHRGTSDSPGFYGLTGYSISYADFLEENYSIQQANQIKDQYKKK, from the exons atgaaattgaaaaaaattttttgtctttttataataattgcttTGGTAAATTATCcagtttcatcatttttttttgctgtaatAGCTGGTCTTAAAGATTTTTGGGAAGTTGTTACTGGTGTTATTGACAAGGCAACAGAAGCCGCAAATAAAGCCGCTGGTATTCATCCAAGATTTGAAACAGATTTATTTGGTGATAAAACTGAAGCAGTACTTGATTATTTGGTTGATAAAGTTGATGAAATATCACAAGACATTAAAGATATGGAAAAACATATGGAGGAAGGATTTTCAAAACTTGAAGAACTTATAACAGATGTTGAAGATAAAGTACATGCAAATACACTTATGGATCGTGTTATACAATCAGCTGATAGAATAAAAGATAACTTTGACACAAtccaaaattatcaaaaaagaagaaaaccaacaaaaaaaagacttGAAGCATTTATTGAAACATTTATACGTGGCAAAGGACCAAAAAGTGTTGAAAGTGatttaaaaactatatttcaaTCTGTTACTCGTGGTTCATTTtctaagaatgaaaaaaatcttttaacaCTTATGATACAATCTGAAAAT AAACGTTTTTACACAAAATgcggtgaaaaaaaatcagctcAATCAACAttataccaattttttttttcaatagcaaACATTGAAATGGTTGGATTGTCAACACTGGCATATGGTTTTGTTTTGAATGAAGCAGAAAAATCTGCTGACAATATAa ctGAGCTAGCTTCTGATGAGTATCCAATTTTGATTGATCAATTGACTGATCGATTGAATACCTATTCAGAACAATTTATCCAAGCAATGAGATCTGTATCACGTCAATTTCGTACATGTGATCCACCTATGCATCAACACTCAAGAA atgAAACATTCACAGAAATGTCAGGACTTATGCAAGAAGTATTGTATTcagaatataaaatacaaggACATGATACCTGTAGCTCAAGTTGTGAACAAGTTAGGAGAATTGATACATCAGGAAATCAAGATTGTTGGGTATCACCACCAGGCTCATATGGTGCTGATAAAACAAGAATATTACCTGGTGGTATACCAGAATCAGATTATTATTGTACAACACCAAGAACATGTATGGGAGAAATAAGTCATTGTTTTACAGTATGGAGTGTGCGATATTGTTTTtcg gaTCAACCATATAAACGTTATGATTGGGTAACTTCTAGAGATCATAAAGACAAATAtggtgttgttgataattgtgAAGGTAGATTGCTAAATGATTGGGAATGGCAGAGATATTGGGCTTATGATTGTGGTTATTGTATGTGTCTTTGTTATGATGATGCACCTGAATCAAAATCAGTTCATACTGTTAGCCTTAAACCAGCTCGTAGTGATactaaaaataacaa agTTGTTGTTGGTGTAAGATTTCAAGTTCATGATGATGTACttcatatacaaattaaacaaGATACAATTGatactttttataatattaaaaatgaatcacaTGGTGAAACATGGATTGATTTAccatcaatgaaaaaaaatgtatatgaaGCTCGTATGGGCATTAATGATAAACTTGTTGATGAGGAAGACTTTGCTACTGTTACTCGTAGAACtggatttaattttgatgaaattgaatttCCATATGGACGTGTGTTGACTG gTGTTAAATTTGGATTAGTTAAGTTGGATAAGGGAGAAGACACAAGACGTATTCAAATTCAAGCTGAATCAATGGAATATAATCGTACATCTGGTGAATTAATACAGGGAACTGAAGAATGGACAAAACCACCTTCTGATAATCAtga tgAAGAGTATCAATTTTTGGTTGAAAAACGACCAGACAATACAAAAGAAAAGTTTACTATGGattcaaaaacaaatcaatattcgaaattttcaaaaagcaatgttgttgatgatatgGGTCAATATACAGTACCATTTTTTGATATACAAACTGTTGAAAGTTATCCACGTACACCATTTGCTGGTGTTGGATTTCATCATCGTGGTACATCAGATTCACCTGGTTTTTATGGTTTAACTGGTTATTCAATTAGCTATGCTGATTTTTTGgaagaaaattattcaatacaaCAAGCTAATCAAATTAaagatcaatataaaaaaaaataa